One window of Mauremys reevesii isolate NIE-2019 linkage group 4, ASM1616193v1, whole genome shotgun sequence genomic DNA carries:
- the LOC120404986 gene encoding mas-related G-protein coupled receptor member H-like, which yields MKDKETLASLSRGLMMTEVSTTSLLPTETSPDYRYNGTGCKIHSLTNVILDGVTVLICLFGLVGNGVVLWLLSFFIKRNPFTIYILNLAVADLSFLLSLPVCLILYTVQSLFCFYEFGHVLGVFLLLVLFAHNAGLYFLTAISVERCLSVFFPIWYRCHRPKHLSSLVCALLWALSCLVSGLMSYFCLFGGTEHCRMSHIAMYVLVFLIFGSIMVLSNLILFIKVRHSSQQRQPGRFYIVILLTILFFLIFAVPFSIQHFGWYFNYFNIPIEICNALASVNSSINPLIYFLVGSYRKWRFRGSVKVALQRVFEEHADSREDIEATRTDTMEMTN from the coding sequence ATGAAAGACAAGGAGACACTGGCATCCCTCAGCAGAGGTTTAATGATGACTGAGGTGAGCACAACGTCCCTGCTTCCGACAGAAACCAGCCCAGACTATAGGTATAATGGGACTGGTTGCAAAATACACAGTTTAACTAATGTGATCCTTGATGGTGTCACTGTGCTCATCTGTCTCTTCGGGCTGGTGGGCAACGGGGTCGTCCTCTGGCTCCTCAGCTTCTTCATTAAGAGGAATCCCTTCACCATCTACATCCTCAACCTGGCCGTAGCAGACTTAagcttcctcctctccctgcctgtttGCCTCATACTTTATACTGTGCAATCTCTCTTCTGTTTCTATGAATTTGGGCACGTTCTGGGGGTTTTTCTCCTGCTGGTTCTGTTCGCCCACAATGCCGGCCTGTACTTCCTGACAGCCATCAGCGTTGAgaggtgtctgtctgtcttcttcCCCATCTGGTACCGAtgccaccgccccaagcacctgtctTCCCTTGTGTGTGCCCTGCTGTGGGCGCTCTCCTGCTTGGTATCCGGACTAATGTCTTATTTTTGTCTTTTTGGTGGAACTGAACACTGTCGGATGTCACACATAGCCATGTATGTTCTGGTTTTCCTGATTTTCGGTTCCATCATGGTTCTGTCCAACCTGATCCTGTTTATCAAGGTCCGACATAGCTCCCAACAACGTCAGCCTGGAAGGTTCTACATTGTTATCTTGCTCAccatcctcttcttcctcatcttTGCTGTTCCCTTCAGTATCCAGCACTTTGGctggtattttaattattttaatatccCCATTGAGATATGTAATGCACTGGCCTCTGTAAACAGCAGCATTAACCCACTTATTTACTTTTTAGTTGGGAGCTACAGGAAGTGGCGGTTCAGGGGCTCTGTTAAGGTCGCACTCCAGAGGGTTTTTGAAGAGCATGCAGATTCCAGAGAAGACATAGAAGCCACCAGGACAGACACAATGGAGATGACCAATTAA